The Xanthomonas sontii genomic sequence GAGCAATTCCTGGCGTTGCCAGTCGTGTCGGACGACAGCGGACATGGGGGTTTCCTGACGGTCAGCGGCTGGGAAAGCGGGCAGTCTGGTAAGCATGCAACGTCCTGTCAACTTCACGATGGCTGGTTTGGTTGACGGCGGTTGGCGCTGGCTGCAGCGCCGCGTGCTGCCGGAACGCTGCCTGGTGTGCGGGGAGCCCGGCGCGCCGGGCCTGGACCTGTGTGCCGCCTGTCGCGACGATGTGCCCTGGAATGCGGCGGCCTGTTGCCGCTGCGCGCTGCCGTTGCCGGCGCTGGATGCCGAGCAGGTCTGCGGCACGTGCCAGCGTCGGCCGCCGCCGCTGGAGCGGGTGGCCAGCGCCTGCGTGTACGCCGCGCCGGTCGATGGCCTGTTGCGCCGCTTCAAATTCCATCAGGATCTGGCCGCCGGGCGCCTGCTCGCCGCATTGCTGCAGACACGCTGCGCCGCCTTGCCGCGGCCGCAGGCGCTGCTGCCGGTGCCGCTGCATCCGGCCCGGCTGCGCCAGCGCGGTTACGACCAGGCGCTGGAACTGGCGCGGCCACTGGCGCGCGCACTGGCACTGCCGCTGTGCCTGGAATTGCAGCGGGTGCGGGCGACCGCGGCGCAATCCGAACTGGATGCGCGCGCACGCCGGCGCAACCTGCGTGGTGCGTTCGCGGTGCCGGATTCGGCGGCGCTGCCGGCGCACGTGGCGCTGATCGACGACGTGATGACCACCGGCGCGACCCTCCACGCCGCGGCAAAGGCACTGCGCCGTGCCGGCGTCGAACGGGTCGATGCCTGGGTGGTGGCGCGGGTGCCGTGAGCGCTGCACCGGCTGCGCCTGCACCGCGTGCGGACCCGTGGCTATCGCGTGGCCTGTGGCCAGGGCGTTGTTGCGCGCCGCCGAAGCGGGCTGCCGAACCGCGTCGGTGTCAGCCGGCGCGCAGCGCCAGCGCCGCAGCGATGCCGGCGAAGATCGCCAGGCCGACCCAGTTGTTGTGCAGGAAGGCGCGGAAGCACGCCGCGCGTTCGCGGTGCCGGGCCATGCGGAATTCGACGACGACCAGCAACGCCGCCACGCCCAGCCCGGCCCAGTACCACACGCCCAGGTCCGCGCGATGCCCGACGAAGGCGAGAGCGACGAACATCAGCGCGTACAGCACGCCCTGGATGACCAGGTCGAGTTCGCCGAACAGGATGGCGGTGGACTTGGAGCCGGCGCGCAGGTCGTCCTCGCGATCGACCATCGCATACCAGGTGTCGTAGGCGGTGGCCCACAGGATATTGACCGCGTACAGCAGCCAGCCCAGCGCCGGCACCTCGCCGCGCACCGCGGCGAAGGCCATCGGAATGCCCCAGCCGAAGGCCATGCCCAGGTAGACCTGCGGCAGGTAGGTGTAGCGCTTCAGGTAGGGATAGCTGGCGGCCAGGAACAGCCCGACCACGCTCAGGCCGATGGTCAGCGCGTTCATGGTCAGCACCAGCGCGAACGCCACCAGCATCAGCACCGCGAACACCGCCAGCGCTTCGCGGCCGCTGACCGCGCCGGTGGCCAGCGGCCGGCTGCGGGTGCGCTCGACCTGCGGGTCCAGCCAGCGGTCGGCGTAGTCGTTGATCACGCAGCCGGCCGAGCGGGTCAGCCACACCCCGGCGGTGAACACGAACAAGGTCCACAGCGGCGGTATCCCATCGGCGGCCAGCCACAGCGCCCACCAGGTCGGCCACAGCAGCAGCAGCACGCCGATCGGCCGGTCGCCGCGCAGCAGTTTCCAATACTGGCCCAGGCGCTCGCGCGGCGGCAGCGCGGCAGGCGTTTCGTAGCGTTCGTAACCCATCGCGCAAGGGTAGCAGCCGCGTGGTGCCGGCGGCGCGTCGCGGAGGTGGATGCGCCGTGTCCTGCGTTGGTTGGCCGAGCGCCGCAGGACGCGGACGGGCGCCAGGCGTCCACGGCGAGGTGGCCGCCGTGCCGGCCGCGCCGTGCCGCATGTCGACGCAAGGTGCCGGTGAGCGGACGGCGGCGGCCGCATGCCCATGACGCGCGCGCCGTCGCCGGGCCGTGCGAATGGGGGAGACGCGGACCACGAATGCCGTTAGAATGCGCGTCCGTTGCGCCCGTAGCTCAGCCGGATAGAGTAGTGGCTTCCGAAGCCATTGGTCGGGGGTTCGAATCCCTCCGGGCGCGCCATCCCACGCCGTGCATGCCGATCCTGTCTGGCATCGCCCGCGTCCTGTCCGCCATCTGCGCAGGCTCCTCTCTCCTCTTTCGCTTCCGCCGTCCTGCGACCGTGCGAACGCATGCGTTGCTCGCTGCCGGGCGCTGTGGCGCCGATGCGTCATGCCCGCGCGATCCCGACCTTGTCCCAGCGCTTGGCCAGCGTCCCATCCGCTCCCAGAAGCATGGTGCGCGGCGTGCTCTGCTGGAGCCGCCTGCGCGGTGTCCGAGCAGGGCGCCAGGCGTGGTACTGGCTGCAGTACGTGGCATGGGTGCGTGCGTGTTCGGAGACGGGACGTGCGCCGGAACGCACGGAACGAGGTGCTGCGCAACGTCATAGGTTGATGAATTTCACATTACATGTCTCCCTGTGTAGAATTTCGAAGCGGCCAGGGTAGTGTCCGCCACAGGGCCGGCATGGGGATGCCGCTCGCAGTGCTTTCAGTGACGCCCGCCACCTGCATACGCACACGTTCGGATACAACGCCGGGTTCTTCATGCGCCGCCGCTCGACGCTCACGCCCCTGTTGCTCCTGATCGTCCTGTTGCTTGGCGGGTGCGGCGGGATCCAGTCGGTCTCCGAGCAGGGCCGCCGCTCCATTGCCCTGGACGGGCACGTACAGATGCTGCGCGATCGTGCCGGCACGCTCGACGTGCACGCGGTGGCGGCGCGCGGCGACCTGCAGCCGACGTCGCCGGAGTTCAGTCTCGGCTACATCCCTGATGCGGTCTGGTTGCGGCTGCGCCTGGATCGCATGACCCGCCTGCCTCGGGTGCTGATGTTGCAGGTGGACGCGCCGCTGGCCGATACCGTGCGCCTATACGTGCCGCAGCCGGGCGGTGGCTTCCGCGAACTGCGCCGCGGCGAGGACGTGTCGCGGCGCGAGTACCCCTACCTGCTGCGGACGCCAGTGTTCCAGTTGGAAGCGCCCGATGGACGCTATCCGGAGGTCTACCTGCGCCTGACCGAGCGCAACGCGATGACGGTGGCGCTGAAGCTGTGGGAGCCGCAGGCGCTGCTCGCCCACGAGGCCTTGTCCGCCAGCCAGGACAGCATCTTCCTGGGCTTCATCCTCGCGCTGTGCATGGCCGGC encodes the following:
- a CDS encoding ComF family protein, with translation MQRPVNFTMAGLVDGGWRWLQRRVLPERCLVCGEPGAPGLDLCAACRDDVPWNAAACCRCALPLPALDAEQVCGTCQRRPPPLERVASACVYAAPVDGLLRRFKFHQDLAAGRLLAALLQTRCAALPRPQALLPVPLHPARLRQRGYDQALELARPLARALALPLCLELQRVRATAAQSELDARARRRNLRGAFAVPDSAALPAHVALIDDVMTTGATLHAAAKALRRAGVERVDAWVVARVP
- the ubiA gene encoding 4-hydroxybenzoate octaprenyltransferase, encoding MGYERYETPAALPPRERLGQYWKLLRGDRPIGVLLLLWPTWWALWLAADGIPPLWTLFVFTAGVWLTRSAGCVINDYADRWLDPQVERTRSRPLATGAVSGREALAVFAVLMLVAFALVLTMNALTIGLSVVGLFLAASYPYLKRYTYLPQVYLGMAFGWGIPMAFAAVRGEVPALGWLLYAVNILWATAYDTWYAMVDREDDLRAGSKSTAILFGELDLVIQGVLYALMFVALAFVGHRADLGVWYWAGLGVAALLVVVEFRMARHRERAACFRAFLHNNWVGLAIFAGIAAALALRAG